One window of the Trifolium pratense cultivar HEN17-A07 linkage group LG2, ARS_RC_1.1, whole genome shotgun sequence genome contains the following:
- the LOC123906455 gene encoding AAA-ATPase ASD, mitochondrial-like — protein MAMGIGELWSQMGSIMASIMFVYAMYDRFFPPHLRRYALKYTTKFTNLMYPYIQITFHELSGERLKHNETYKVIQTYLSANSSQRVRKLKAEVVKDSQTPLVLSMDDNQEIVDEFNGVKVWWAANHTTSKSQSFSYYPASDEKRFLTLTFHKRHRDLITTSYIQHVLEQGKVITLKNRQLKIFTNNPSNNWWSYRSKKWSHTTFEHPARFETLAMEPEKKEEIINDLVKFKNGKEYYAKVGKAWKRGYLLFGPPGTGKSTMISAIANFMNYDVYDLELTVVKDNNDLKRLLIETSSKSIIVIEDIDCSLDLTGQRKKKKEKDNDEDEEKPDPIKEAEKEDKKESKVTLSGLLNFIDGIWSACGAERIIIFTTNFVDKLDPALIRRGRMDKHIEMSYCGYQAFKILARNYLDIEYHHDLFPIIEKLLGETNMTPADVAESLMPKSITEDFETCLKNLIHSLEIAKKAAKDEEEKKKAEDEEAQLKVEKDKQELTQEELKVKANGKLEKKVKENGVTN, from the coding sequence atggcAATGGGAATTGGGGAACTATGGTCACAAATGGGGTCAATTATGGCTAGCATAATGTTTGTATATGCCATGTATGACCGATTTTTCCCACCTCATCTTCGTAGATATGCTCTAAAATACACAACCAAATTCACAAACCTTATGTATCCTTACATCCAAATTACCTTCCATGAGTTATCTGGAGAGCGTCTCAAACACAACGAAACTTACAAAGTCATCCAAACATATCTTAGCGCGAATTCATCACAAAGAGTCAGAAAGCTTAAAGCTGAAGTAGTCAAAGATAGCCAAACCCCACTTGTTCTAAGCATGGACGACAATCAAGAGATCGTAGATGAGTTCAATGGAGTCAAAGTTTGGTGGGCTGCGAATCACACCACCTCAAAATCACAATCGTTTTCTTACTACCCTGCTTCGGATGAGAAAAGATTCTTAACACTAACGTTCCACAAAAGGCATCGTGATCTTATCACTACCTCGTATATCCAACATGTGTTGGAACAAGGAAAGGTTATTACCTTGAAAAATAGGCAGTTAAAGATTTTCACCAACAATCCAAGCAATAATTGGTGGAGCTACAGAAGCAAGAAATGGAGTCACACAACTTTTGAGCATCCTGCAAGGTTTGAAACACTTGCTATGGAACCTGAGAAGAAAGAAGAGATCATAAATGATCTAGTTAAGTTCAAAAATGGGAAAGAGTACTATGCTAAAGTTGGGAAGGCGTGGAAGCGTGGTTATCTACTTTTTGGTCCACCAGGAACAGGAAAATCTACCATGATATCAGCTATTGCTAATTTCATGAATTACGACGTGTATGATCTTGAATTAACAGTTGTTAAGGATAATAATGATTTGAAAAGACTTTTGATTGAGACATCAAGCAAATCAATTATAGTGATTGAAGACATTGATTGTTCTCTTGATCTCACAggtcaaagaaagaagaaaaaagagaaagataatGACGAGGATGAGGAAAAACCCGATCCTATTAAGGAAGctgaaaaagaagataaaaaagaaagtaaagtAACTCTCTCTGGTTTGTTGAATTTTATTGATGGAATTTGGTCGGCATGTGGAGCAGAGAGGATCATAATTTTCACAACTAACTTTGTGGACAAACTTGATCCTGCTCTCATTAGGAGGGGAAGGATGGATAAGCACATAGAAATGTCTTATTGTGGCTATCAAGCTTTCAAGATTCTTGCAAGGAACTATTTAGATATTGAGTATCATCATGATTTGTTTCCCATTATTGAAAAGTTGTTGGGAGAGACTAATATGACACCTGCTGATGTTGCTGAGAGTTTGATGCCGAAGTCAATCACCGAAGATTTTGAGACTTGCTTGAAGAATTTGATTCATTCTCTTGAGATTGCAAAGAAAGCAGCCaaggatgaagaagaaaagaaaaaggctGAGGATGAGGAAGCTCAGCTCAAGGTGGAGAAAGATAAACAAGAATTGACTCAAGAGGAATTAAAAGTGAAGGCTAATGGTAAATTGGAGAAAAAAGTGAAGGAGAATGGTGTCACTAATTAA